A genomic region of Spodoptera frugiperda isolate SF20-4 chromosome 31, AGI-APGP_CSIRO_Sfru_2.0, whole genome shotgun sequence contains the following coding sequences:
- the LOC118276312 gene encoding organic cation transporter-like protein: MAIINELIGDFGRYHLWLCFIVFLSRYNVSFHQMAIIFLTAPVQHYCPGTNSTCCSNPVFNKTVFTRTIVTEWNLTCKSDWFKDLTQTIFQFGVFCGSLIFGIASDKYGRRPTLIVSIIIEIFAGIMSSFLPDYWSFSFARWVVGFANGGCITIAYVMVMEYVGHVNRDTVSILINIPFTTGNMIVAGIGYLIRDFSYFLLLISVLNVILLFYICLLPESPRWLLVVNKTEQAIILMEKVAKINKLPTEHIRSKMELYQFEHRTARPRSTALDLFRTPNVRRNITVMSFIWLVCSYCFYGVSYYISHLTGDLFINVLATGGVCTCASIISIPLIKFSKRKTVVIFGNVICSLCLIAIGFVPEGNASLVVGCLGEMHSYIIFIVIYLYCSEMFPTVVRNAAIGICSMMARVGSMIAPFAANLRPYGKWCSPVAFGIFPMISALLCLLFLPETKNCELLMTLEEAEAIGRSTQLRRPDNGIEMEEIEV, encoded by the exons ATGGCTATCATCAATGAATTAATAGGAGACTTCGGGAGATATCATTTGTggttatgttttattgtgtttttgagCAGATACAATGTGTCGTTCCACCAAATGGCCATCATATTTCTGACGGCTCCAGTTCAGCACTACTGTCCAGGAACAAATAGCACATGTTGTAGCAATCCCGTGTTCAATAAAACTGTATTCACAAGAACTATAGTAACCGAATGGAACCTGACATGCAAAAGTGATTGGTTCAAAGATTTAACGCAAACAATTTTTCAATTTGGCGTTTTCTGCGGAAGTCTAATATTTGGGATTGCATCGGATAA ATACGGGAGAAGACCGACTTTAATAGTATcgataataatagaaatatttgccGGCATCATGTCGTCGTTTTTGCCAGATTATTGGAGCTTTTCGTTCGCCAGATGGGTGGTGGGTTTTGCGAATGGTGGTTGTATAACCATAGCATACGTGATGGTGATGGAATATGTTGGTCACGTAAACAGAGATACAGTGTCCATATTGATTAATATACCGTTCACGACTGGCAACATGATAGTTGCGGGAATTGGCTACCTGATAAGAGATTTCTCGTATTTTCTACTCCTCATATCAGTCTTAAAcgtcattttattgttttacatttgtTTATTACCAGAAAGCCCACGATGGTTATTAGTTGTGAATAAAACTGAACAAGCAATTATATTAATGGAAAAGGTGGCAAAAat TAACAAACTCCCCACGGAACACATAAGAAGTAAAATGGAATTGTATCAATTCGAGCACAGAACTGCGAGACCGCGAAGTACTGCGTTAGATCTGTTCCGTACTCCAAACGTGAGAAGAAACATTACTGTAATGTCGTTTATTTGGCTCGTCTGCAGCTACTGCTTCTACGGGGTTTCTTACTACATCAGTCACTTGACTGgcgatttatttataaatgtcttGGCCACTGGAGGCGTTTGTACCTGTGCGAGTATCATTAGCATTCCTCTAATCAAGTTCTCCAAACGCAAAACTGTCGTAATCTTTGGAAACGTTATATGCAGTTTGTGTTTAATTGCAATAGGTTTTGTTCCGGAAGGTAATGCGTCTTTGGTGGTCGGATGCTTAGGAGAAATGCACAGTTATATAAtctttattgtgatttatttgtattgctCCGAAATGTTCCCTACTGTAGTTCGTAATGCGGCTATTGGTATATGTTCCATGATGGCTCGAGTAGGCTCTATGATTGCACCTTTTGCTGCTAATTTAAGACCCTATGGAAAATGGTGTTCACCAGTTGCATTTGGTATTTTTCCAATGATATCTGCATTactttgtttactatttttacctgaaacaaaaaactGTGAACTATTGATGACATTAGAAGAAGCAGAGGCTATAGGAAGGAGCACACAATTGAGAAGACCAGATAATGGTATTGAAATGGAAGAAATTGAAGTTTGA